One region of Leptotrichia trevisanii DSM 22070 genomic DNA includes:
- the cbiG gene encoding cobalt-precorrin 5A hydrolase: MRTAIYCVSKNGYETCLKIKENVYNDLHIYVSERVANLLNLESENNKNLFVINERMPILLEKTFNEYDLHIFVAATGAVVRIIDGKFKSKDTDPAVITVDDHANFVISLLSGHLGGANEECKKIADGIGAIPVITTASDVGGKIAVDMLSQKIKAKLEDLDGAKKITSLIVNGENVSLHLPKNIVDINENSAGAIIVSNRKNIEISKIVPQNIFIGIGCRRGVSKEHIIEKLKYAMEKWNLELSAIKMVASAWVKLDETGLLEAMEELRIPIKFFGKEDILKMEDLIEEKSEYVKKTIGVYGVSEPCAFLAARGKGKFLAKKIKLDGMTLSIFEEEM; this comes from the coding sequence ATGAGAACAGCAATTTACTGTGTGAGTAAAAATGGGTACGAAACTTGTCTGAAAATAAAAGAAAATGTTTACAATGACTTACATATCTATGTTTCAGAAAGAGTGGCTAATTTACTTAATCTTGAAAGTGAAAATAACAAAAATTTGTTTGTAATAAACGAAAGAATGCCGATTTTGCTGGAAAAAACATTTAATGAATATGATTTACATATATTTGTTGCGGCAACTGGGGCAGTTGTGAGAATTATTGACGGAAAATTCAAGAGTAAAGATACTGATCCTGCGGTAATTACTGTTGATGATCATGCCAATTTTGTTATTTCATTACTTTCAGGACATCTTGGAGGGGCAAATGAAGAATGTAAAAAAATTGCTGATGGAATTGGAGCTATTCCTGTGATTACTACGGCGTCTGATGTTGGTGGAAAAATAGCAGTCGATATGCTGTCACAGAAAATTAAGGCAAAATTGGAAGATTTGGATGGAGCAAAAAAAATAACTTCATTAATTGTGAATGGAGAAAATGTAAGTCTGCATTTACCCAAAAATATTGTAGATATTAATGAAAATAGTGCAGGAGCGATAATTGTGTCAAATCGAAAAAATATTGAAATTTCCAAAATTGTTCCGCAAAATATTTTTATTGGAATTGGCTGCAGGAGAGGAGTTAGCAAGGAACACATTATAGAAAAATTAAAATATGCAATGGAGAAATGGAATTTAGAGCTTTCTGCCATAAAAATGGTAGCATCCGCTTGGGTAAAATTAGATGAAACAGGACTTCTTGAGGCAATGGAGGAACTTAGAATCCCAATTAAATTCTTTGGTAAGGAAGATATTTTGAAAATGGAAGATTTGATTGAGGAAAAATCAGAATATGTGAAAAAAACTATTGGAGTTTACGGGGTTTCTGAGCCTTGTGCATTTTTAGCTGCAAGAGGGAAAGGGAAATTTTTAGCAAAGAAAATAAAACTGGATGGGATGACGTTGTCGATTTTTGAGGAGGAAATGTAA
- a CDS encoding NUDIX domain-containing protein, with the protein MIATLCYLEKDNKYLMLYRNKKEIDINKGKWIGVGGKLETGETPEQCLMREVFEETGYKLNNYKYKGLVIFNYNEDEPLFMYVYTSSDFTGIEKECDEGDLKWIPKNEILDLELWEGDKIFLKLLFKNFPFFYLTLNYENDNLISSKLEFKKQYSCFEVFVPENYVEKIVENLQKYSLLTEGFYADVYSTADVTGHWKTLEGGSPFDGEVGKASVANEKIIRFRVKRNFEELAYYLVKEVHPYETAVINVFRMEV; encoded by the coding sequence ATGATTGCAACATTATGTTATCTTGAAAAGGATAATAAATATTTGATGTTATACAGAAATAAAAAAGAAATTGATATAAATAAGGGTAAATGGATTGGCGTAGGTGGAAAGCTGGAAACAGGAGAAACGCCCGAGCAATGTTTGATGAGAGAAGTATTTGAAGAAACAGGATACAAACTGAATAATTATAAATACAAAGGGCTGGTAATTTTTAACTATAATGAAGATGAGCCTTTATTTATGTATGTTTATACAAGTTCTGACTTTACTGGGATAGAAAAAGAATGTGATGAAGGAGATTTGAAATGGATTCCAAAAAATGAAATTTTGGATTTGGAATTGTGGGAAGGTGATAAAATATTTTTGAAATTATTGTTTAAAAATTTCCCATTCTTTTATTTGACTTTAAATTACGAAAATGACAATTTAATTAGCTCAAAGTTGGAATTCAAGAAACAATATAGCTGTTTTGAAGTTTTTGTACCAGAAAATTATGTGGAAAAGATTGTGGAAAACTTGCAAAAATATTCGCTTTTGACGGAAGGATTTTATGCAGATGTATATTCTACAGCTGATGTAACTGGACATTGGAAAACGTTGGAAGGTGGAAGTCCTTTTGACGGGGAAGTTGGAAAAGCAAGTGTTGCCAACGAAAAAATAATAAGATTCAGAGTTAAAAGGAATTTTGAAGAATTGGCATATTATTTGGTAAAAGAAGTTCACCCTTATGAAACGGCAGTAATTAATGTGTTTAGGATGGAAGTTTAG